Proteins found in one Hippopotamus amphibius kiboko isolate mHipAmp2 chromosome 12, mHipAmp2.hap2, whole genome shotgun sequence genomic segment:
- the SCAF11 gene encoding protein SCAF11 isoform X7, with the protein MGRKENAVIKTNKPRRSNPCTNQCFRNFFSNIFSSSSHTGESSFTCTAYCTEFIEVSEISALIRQKRQELELSWFPDTLPGIGRISFIPWNVETEVLPLVSSVLPRTIFPTSTVSLENFGTSCRGYALAHTQEGEEKKQTSGTSNTRGSRRKPAATTPTRRSTRNTRAEPVSQSQRSPVSNNSGCDAPDNNNPSVSVSSSGESEKQTRQAPKRKFVRRGRKLPLLKKKLRSSVPLHEKSSSSDSVDEEIVESDIPPVLEKEHQSDVESSNTVQINVENESANGLRSCSEPTEESEERTEAHDTGERVESLYSESDTQDPPVLVGEEIQKVENTGIEANVLCLESVIFKNTSEKGGDPLETQDQIAGPSESEVKADICTDHPPNDFLTCSGAEIEVHQPISNLGELPENVESVVNEEKVTENPVMKITDHKDSTVKTEQLIDSPKLESSEDGIIQRVDRESVESSEVHLLGHVENEDEEIIAACDASGNEDLNSIQDFENDLLKKNLNTELDKSLEEETESLVEHPRSAELPKTHVALIQKHFSEDNNETIPMECDSFCSDQNESEIKPSVNADAKQLNENSVECCSQKNLSSSDPSNEKVETVSQPSEIPTDTIDKAKKPRTRRSRFHSPSTTWSPNKDTAREKKRSQSPSPKRETGKESRKSRSPSPKKESARGRRKSRSQSPKKASSRERRKSQSRSPKRDSTREGKRSESLSPKRDTSRENRRSQSRVKESSPREKSRSRSRERESDRDGPRRDRDRERRTRRWSRSRSRSRSPSRSRTKSKSSSFGRNDRDSYSPRWKERWANDGWRCPRGNDRYRKNDSEKQNENPRKEKNDISPDADDSNSADKHRNDCPSWVTEKINSGPDPRTRNPEKLKDSHWEENRNENSGNSWNKNFGSGWMSNRGRGNRGRGTYRGGFASTDQNENRWQNRKPLSGNSNSSGNDTFKFVEQQPYKRKSEQEFSFDTPADRSGWTSASSWAVRKTLPADVQNYYSRRGRTSSGPQSGWMRQEEETTEQDSNLKDQTNQQGDGSQLPINMMQPQMNVMQQQMNAQHQPVNIFPYPVGVHAPLMNIQRSPFNIHPQLPLHLHTGVPLMQVAAPTTVSQGLPPPPPPPPPSQQVSYIASQPDGKQLQGIPSASHVSNNMSTPVLPAPTAAPGNMGTVQGPSSGNTSSSSHSKASNAAVKLAESKVSVTVEASADSSKTDKKLQIQEKAAQEVKLAIKPFYQNKDITKEEYKEIVRKAVDKVCHSKSGEVNSTKVANLVKAYVDKYKYSRKGSQKKTLEEPVSTDKNIG; encoded by the exons atgggaagaaaggaaaatgcagtaataaagacaaataag CCTCGAAGATCAAATCCGTGTACAAATCAATGCTTCAGAAATTTTTTCTCCAATATCTTTTCTTCTAGTAGTCACACTGGAGAATCTTCTTTTACCTGTACAGCTTACTG TACAGAATTTATAGAAGTCAGTGAAATCAGTGCATTGATTAGGCAGAAGAGACAGGAACTGGAATTGTCATGGTTTCCTGATACATTACCTGGAAttggaag AATTAGTTTTATACCTTGGAATGTTGAAACAGAAGTCCTTCCTCTCGTCTCTTCTGTGTTGCCAAGAACTATTTTTCCAACAAGTACCGTATCTTTAGAAAATTTTG GTACTTCTTGCAGAGGATATGCATTAGCACATActcaagaaggagaagagaagaagcaAACTTCTGGTACCTCAAACACCAGAGGATCAAGACGAAAACCTGCAGCAACAACTCCTACAAGGAGATCTACACGTAACACAAGAGCTGAACCAGTCAGTCAGTCTCAGAGATCCCCAGTATCAAATAATTCTGGGTGTGATGCCCCAGATAATAATAATCCATCTGTAAGTGTTTCCTCTTCAGGTGAGTCAGAAAAGCAAACAAGACAGGCTCCAAAACGGAAgtttgtaagaagaggaagaaaactacCTTTACTGAAGAAGAAACTTCGGAGCTCTGTACCCCTCCATGAAAAATCATCTTCCAGTGATTCCGTAGATGAAGAAATAGTAGAATCTGACATACCCCCTGTGTTAGAGAAAGAACACCAATCAGATGTAGAAAGTAGTAACACTGTGCAGATCAATGTAGAAAATGAGTCTGCTAATGGCTTGAGAAGTTGCAGTGAGCCAACAGAAGAAAGTGAGGAACGTACGGAGGCCCATGATACAGGGGAAAGAGTAGAATCTTTATATTCTGAGTCTGATACCCAAGATCCTCCTGTGCTAGTTGGAGAGGAAATTCAAAAAGTTGAGAATACAGGTATAGAGGCTAATGTTTTATGTCTAgaaagtgtgatttttaaaaatacttctgaaaAAGGAGGTGATCCATTGGAAACTCAAGACCAAATAGCGGGACCTTCAGAATCAGAAGTCAAAGCAGATATATGTACAGATCATCCTCCAAATGATTTTCTTACATGTTCAGGAGCTGAAATTGAAGTACACCAACCTATATCAAACCTAGGTGAGTTACCTGAGAATGTAGAGTCAGTCGTTAATGAAGAAAAAGTTACGGAGAATCCTGTCATGAAAATTACTGATCATAAAGATTCTACAGTAAAAACAGAACAGCTTATCGACAGCCCCAAATTAGAGTCTTCTGAGGATGGAATTATACAAAGAGTTGACAGAGAATCTGTTGAGAGCTCAGAGGTTCATTTGCTTGGGCATGTTGAAAATGAAGATGAGGAAATAATTGCAGCATGTGATGCTTCAGGAAATGAAGATTTAAATAGTATTCAAGACTTTGAAaatgatttgttaaaaaaaaatcttaacaccGAATTAGACAAATCTTTAGAAGAAGAGACTGAATCTCTGGTTGAACATCCGAGATCTGCAGAGTTGCCTAAAACACATGTTGCACTGATTCAGAAGCATTTTAGTGAGGACAATAATGAAACGATACCTATGGAATGTGATTCATTTTGCAGTGACCAGAATGAATCTGAAATCAAACCATCTGTAAATGCTGATGCTAAACAGTTGAATGAAAATTCTGTGGAGTGCTGTTCCCAGAAGAATCTGTCATCTTCTGATCCTTCAAATGAAAAGGTTGAAACTGTATCTCAACCATCTGAAATCCCAACAGATACGATAGATAAAGCCAAAAAACCTCGTACTCGAAGATCTAGATTTCATTCTCCATCTACAACTTGGTCTCCCAACAAAGACACTGCACGAGAAAAGAAGCGGTCTCAGTCTCCATCTCCCAAAagggaaactggaaaagaaagcaggaagtCTCGATCACCATCTCCCAAGAAAGAATCTGCAAGAGGACGGAGAAAATCTCGTTCTCAGTCCCCAAAAAAGGCTAGTtcaagagaaaggaggaaatctCAGTCCCGATCTCCAAAAAGAGATAGCACTAGAGAAGGCAAAAGATCCGAATCACTCTCTCCAAAAAGAGACACTTCTAGAGAGAACAGAAGATCTCAGTCAAGAGTGAAAGAGTCCTCCCCAAGAGAAAAATCCAGGTCCcggagcagagaaagagaaagtgatagAGATGGGCCAAGGAGAGATCGAGATAGAGAAAGGAGAACCAGAAGGTGGTCTCGGTCCAGATCTCGTTCTAGGTCACCATCAAGATCTAGAACAAAAAGTAAGAGTTCATCATTTGGTAGAAATGACAGAGACAGTTATTCTCCTCGATGGAAGGAAAGATGGGCAAATGATGGATGGAGATGTCCACGAGGAAATGATCGATACAGAAAGAATgactcagagaaacagaatgaaaatccaagaaaagaaaaaaatgacatcagTCCAGATGCTGATGATTCAAATTCTGCTGACAAACATAGAAACGACTGTCCCAGTTGggtaacagaaaaaataaattctgggcCTGATCCAAGGACCAGGAATccagaaaagttaaaagattCTCACtgggaagaaaatagaaatgaaaattcaggGAATTCTTGGAATAAAAACTTTGGTTCAGGTTGGATGTCTAACCGTGGTAGAGGTAACCGTGGCAGGGGCACTTACAGAGGTGGTTTTGCCTCTACAGATCAAAATGAAAATAGGTGGCAAAACCGAAAACCCCTCTCAGGGAATTCAAATAGTTCAGGGAATGATACTTTCAAGTTTGTGGAACAGCAACCCTATAAACGGAAAAGTGAGCAAGAGTTCTCATTTGACACACCAGCAGATAGGTCAGGGTGGACATCTGCGTCTAGTTGGGCTGTGAGGAAGACTCTGCCAGCAGATGTGCAAAACTATTATTCACGACGAGGGAGGACTTCTTCAGGTCCACAGTCGGGATGGATGAGACAAGAAGAGGAAACAACTGAACAGG atTCTAACCTAAAAGATCAAACAAACCAACAAGGTGATGGTTCTCAGCTACCTATAAATATGATGCAACCACAAATGAATGTAATGCAGCAACAAATGAATGCACAACACCAGCCTGTGAATATCTTCCCATATCCAGTGGGTGTCCATGCTCCTTTGATGAACATCCAGCGCAGTCCATTTAACATTCATCCTCAGCTGCCCTTGCATCTGCACACAGGAGTGCCTCTCATGCAGGTAGCTGCTCCCACCACTGTATCTCAGGGACTaccgccaccaccaccccctcccccaccatcccagCAAGTCAGCTACATTGCTTCACAGCCAGACGGAAAGCAATTGCAG GGTATTCCTAGTGCTTCTCATGTAAGTAATAACATGAGTACACCAGTCTTGCCTGCTCcgacagcagccccaggaaatatGGGAACAGTTCAGGGACCAAGTTCTGGTAATACTTCGTCATCAAGTCACAGCAAAGCTTCTAATGCTGCTGTAAAATTGGCAGAAAGCAAAGTAAGTGTTACAGTGGAAGCCAGCGCAGATAGCTCGAAGACAGACAAG AAATTGCAAATTCAAGAAAAAGCAGCGCAGGAGGTAAAATTGGCCATTAAGCcattttatcaaaataaagatATCACCAAGGAAGAATATAAAGAGATTGTACGGAAAGCAGTAGATAAA gttTGTCATAGTAAGAGTGGAGAAGTAAATTCTACTAAAGTGGCAAATCTGGTTAAAGCCTATGTAGACAAATACAAATATTCACGGAAGGGAAGCCAAAAGAAAACTCTGGAAGAACCTGTGTCTACTGATAAAAACATAGGCTGA